Part of the Kiloniellales bacterium genome, GACCGGGGCGGGCAATACGCCTGGCGGGTGCTCTCCCAGACGCTCGCCTACGCCGCCTCCCTGGTGCCCGAGATCGCCGAGCGGATTACCGACGTCGATCGTGCCATGAAGCTCGGCTACAACTGGAAATTCGGGCCCTTCGAGCTGATCGACAAGCTGGGTGCCAAGGACTTCGCCGAGCGCCTGGCGTCCGAAGGATCGAAGGTCCCGCCGCTGCTCGCCAGGGCGGCCGAGTCCGGGGGCTTCTACAAGGTCGAGGAGGGGCGCGAGCTCTATCTCCAGACCGACGGGAGCTACGCCGAGCCGCCGCGGGAAGAGGGCGTGATCACCCTGGCCGAGGTCAAGCGCGCGGGCGAGCCGCTCGCCAAGACCGGCTCCGCGAGCCTGTGGGATGTCGGCGACGGGGTGGTCTGCCTCGAGGTCCACACCAAGCTCAACACTCTGGACCCCGACGTGATCCAGGTGATCGAGAAGGCGACCCGGCTGATCGCCAAGAGCGAGGAGTGGAAGGCCCTGCTGATCTACAACGAGGGCAGCCAGTTCTCCGCCGGCGCCAACCTGGGCCTCGCGCTCTTCGCCGCCAACGTCGGCTCCTGGCCGCTGATCGAAGGGATGCTCGAGGGCGGCCAGAAGGCGATCCGAGGCCTCAAGTACGCGCCCTTCCCGGTGGTCGCCGCGCCCTCCGGCCTGGCGCTCGGCGGCGGCTGCGAGATCCTGCTCGCCGCCGACGCGGTCCAGGCCCACGCCGAGAGCTACATCGGCCTGGTCGAGGCCGGAGTCGGCGTGATTCCGGGCTGGGGCGGCTGCGCCGAGCTGCTCGCCCGCCTGGCGACCGACCCGAAACGGCCGCGCGGCCCCATGCCGCCGGTCGCCGCCGCCTTCGAGACCATCGGCATGGCCAAGGTCGCCAAGTCCGCCTTCGAGGCCAAGGAGCTCGGGTTTATCAGGGCCGAGGACGGCATCACCTTCAACCGGGACCGCTTGATGGCCGACGCCAAGGCCAAGGCCCTGGAACTGGCGGCGGACTACCAGCCGCCCGAGCCGCCCGAGCTCGCCCTGCCCGGGCCGACCGGGCGCACCTCGCTGCAGTTCGCGGTCCGGGACCTGCGCGCCAAGGGCGTGGCGACGCCGCACGACGAGACCGTGGCCGACGCGCTGGCCGAGGTGTTGAGCGGCGGTCCCGGCGCGGACATGACCGAGCCGGTCAGCGAGAAGGACATCCTGGCCCTGGAGCGGGCCGCTTTCATGCGCCTGGTGCGCACCGAGCCGACCCTGGCCCGCATGGAGCACACCCTGGAAACCGGCAAGCCGCTGCGCAATTGAGGATCCGATCATGGTGACCTACGCCGCCCCGCTGGACGACATCAGTTTCCTGCTGAACGAGGTCCTCGACTACGAGGAACAGATCTCCACGTTGCCCGGCTACGAGGAGGCGACCGTCGAGATGCTTGAGGCGATCCTCGAGGAGGGCGCCAAGTTCTGCGAATCCGAGCTGCTGCCGATCAATCTGTCCGGCGACAAGGAGGGCTGCGTCTTCGAGAACGGCGTGGTCCGCACGCCGACCGGCTTCAAGGAGGCCTACGCGGCCTTCGCCGCCGGTGGCTGGACCGGCCTTTCCTGCGATCCCGAGTACGGCGGCCAGGGTCTGCCCAAGACCCTCCAGTTCATCGTGGACGAGCTGGTCTGCTCGACCAACCTCAGCTTCGGCATGTACCCGGGCTTGAGCCACGGCGCCTACAACGCCCTGGTGCTGCACGGCGACGATGAGCAGAAGCGGCGCTTCCTGCCCAAGCTGACCGACGGCACCTGGTCGGGCACCATGTGCCTGACCGAGCCGCACTGCGGCACCGACCTCGGCCTGATCAAGACCAAGGCCGTGCCCAACGGCAACGGCAGCTACAAGATCACCGGCACCAAGATCTTCATCTCGGCCGGCGAGCACGACCTGACCGACAACATCGTGCATCTGGTGCTGGCCAAGCTGCCCGACGCCCCGCCGGGCGTACGCGGCATCTCGCTCTTCATCGTGCCCAAGTTCCTGGTCAAGGACGACGGCAGCCTGGGCCCGCGCAACGGCGTCGCCTGCGGCTCGATCGAGCACAAGATGGGCATCAAGGCCTCGGCGACCTGCGTGATGAACTTCGACGAGGCCGAGGGCACCCTGGTCGGCGAGCCCCATAAGGGTATGCGCTACATGTTCACGATGATGAACACGGCGCGCCTGGCGGTTGGCATGCAGGGTCTGGGCCTCGCCGAGACCGCCTATCAGTCAGCGGCCGCCTACGCCAAGGAGCGGCTGCAAGGCCGTTCGCTCGCGGGCCCCAAGCACCCGGAGAAGGCGGCCGACCCGATCATCGTCCACCCCGACGTGCGGAAGAATTTGCTGACCATGCGGGCCTACAACGAGGGCTCGCGGGCGCTCGCGCTCTGGTGCGGCTTCGCGGTCGACCTCGCGGAGAAGCACCCCGACCCGGCGGTCCGCCAGGAAGCCGACGACCTGGTTGCGCTCCTGACGCCGATCATCAAGGCCTTCTTCACCGACTACGGCTTCGACGCCACGAACCTGGGCGTGCAGATCCTGGGCGGCCACGGCTACATCCACGAATGGGGTATGGAGCAGCTGGTGCGCGACGCCCGCATCGCCCAGATCTACGAAGGAACGAACGGGATCCAGGCGCTCGACCTGGTCGGCCGCAAGCTGGGCCAGAACCTGGGCCGGCCGCTGCGACGCTTCTTCCATCCCGTCGCGGCCTTCATCGAGGCGGAGCAGGAAAACGCCGAAATGGCGGAGTTCGTGCTGCCCCTCGCCAAGGTCTTTTCGCGCCTCCAGCAGGCGACCCTCCAGGTCGCTCAGCGAGGGCTCGCCGACCCCGAGGAGGCGGGCGCCGCGGCCAGCGACTACCTGCGGCTCTTCGCTCTTACGGCGCTGGCCTTTATGTGGGCCCGGATGGCGCGGGTCGCGTTGTCGCGGCTCAACGGCGCCGCCGAAACCGCGCCGCGGGACGCCAGCTTCTACCGGGCGAAGCTGGACACGGCGCGGTTCTATATGGCACGACTGCTGCCTCAGTCCTCCGGCCTCTACCAAGGCGTCATGGCCGGAAAATCCACGCTCATGGCCCTCGAGGAGGAAGCCTTTTGAGGAACCCACTGTCGCGGATGGCGCGCGCCGTCCGACAGGGCCTGTCGCTCGGCCTTGTCGCCGCCACGATGTGCCTCGGTCAAGCGGCACTGGCCGTTCCGCCCGCGGGCACCAGCGTGGTCTTCGGCATCCATCACGAGGAGCATGGGGACGTCGGCGAACACCGGGTCTCTTTCTCCCGGGAAGGCGAGGATCTCGTCGTCTCGGTCGACAACCTGATCACGGTCGAGATCTTCTTCATCACGGCTTTCCGGTTC contains:
- a CDS encoding acyl-CoA dehydrogenase C-terminal domain-containing protein translates to MVTYAAPLDDISFLLNEVLDYEEQISTLPGYEEATVEMLEAILEEGAKFCESELLPINLSGDKEGCVFENGVVRTPTGFKEAYAAFAAGGWTGLSCDPEYGGQGLPKTLQFIVDELVCSTNLSFGMYPGLSHGAYNALVLHGDDEQKRRFLPKLTDGTWSGTMCLTEPHCGTDLGLIKTKAVPNGNGSYKITGTKIFISAGEHDLTDNIVHLVLAKLPDAPPGVRGISLFIVPKFLVKDDGSLGPRNGVACGSIEHKMGIKASATCVMNFDEAEGTLVGEPHKGMRYMFTMMNTARLAVGMQGLGLAETAYQSAAAYAKERLQGRSLAGPKHPEKAADPIIVHPDVRKNLLTMRAYNEGSRALALWCGFAVDLAEKHPDPAVRQEADDLVALLTPIIKAFFTDYGFDATNLGVQILGGHGYIHEWGMEQLVRDARIAQIYEGTNGIQALDLVGRKLGQNLGRPLRRFFHPVAAFIEAEQENAEMAEFVLPLAKVFSRLQQATLQVAQRGLADPEEAGAAASDYLRLFALTALAFMWARMARVALSRLNGAAETAPRDASFYRAKLDTARFYMARLLPQSSGLYQGVMAGKSTLMALEEEAF
- a CDS encoding 3-hydroxyacyl-CoA dehydrogenase NAD-binding domain-containing protein, with the protein product MTAGATKIDSAAVIGAGVMGAGIAAHLANAGVPVLLLDIVPEGAKSRNQLAEGAIQKMLKADPAPFMTKRAARLVTPGNLEDDLEKLGSVDWIVEVVVEDLEIKRKLYKTLDKHRKKGGIVSSNTSTLPLAKLVEGQSATFAKDFLITHFFNPPRYMRLLEIVAGPKSRPEVLATIGDFADRRLGKGVVLCNDTPGFVANRIGTFWIQSAVNGARDLGLSVEEADAVMGRPVGIPKTGVFALMDLVGIDLMPKVDGSLAASLPEADAYQAIRRDFPLVEKLIKTGYTGRKGKGGFYRLNTEGGGRVKEAIDLETGAYATAGKAALESLTASRHGGLKALVAHQDRGGQYAWRVLSQTLAYAASLVPEIAERITDVDRAMKLGYNWKFGPFELIDKLGAKDFAERLASEGSKVPPLLARAAESGGFYKVEEGRELYLQTDGSYAEPPREEGVITLAEVKRAGEPLAKTGSASLWDVGDGVVCLEVHTKLNTLDPDVIQVIEKATRLIAKSEEWKALLIYNEGSQFSAGANLGLALFAANVGSWPLIEGMLEGGQKAIRGLKYAPFPVVAAPSGLALGGGCEILLAADAVQAHAESYIGLVEAGVGVIPGWGGCAELLARLATDPKRPRGPMPPVAAAFETIGMAKVAKSAFEAKELGFIRAEDGITFNRDRLMADAKAKALELAADYQPPEPPELALPGPTGRTSLQFAVRDLRAKGVATPHDETVADALAEVLSGGPGADMTEPVSEKDILALERAAFMRLVRTEPTLARMEHTLETGKPLRN